AAACACAGTGTAGTTTTCAACCTTAAATTTCTCTCAAAATTGATTAGATTGGCCTACATGGGCCATTACTACGACCAACACAAACATGCGGCCCATACACAGTCATGTCAACCCAGTCCAgcacaaaataaatacacttGGAAATATAAACCTAATTTTACTTGTTTCGGGGTTTAATAATTCTTTGATAAATCTTCTCCACACAAGTTTGGATCCCGTGCTGTGGCTGATTACACAGTAGAAGATGCTCTCatagaataataatttaatcataaatcaaaatattaaatattaattttttttaataaaatattgtgGATGTGAGAAACAACATTCCATGCTGTACAATCAGCCACAGAAGCACGGAACGAAATTGATACTTCGAATATGAAACAAGACATAATAGAATAAGAACACTTAATAATATTCATCCATACGATAAGAAcacataataatattttattcgtATATTTCATTTGTCCCtataaaatagattattttgttattttggaaTGTCTCttaaaattattcaatttatattttatgaattttctcTCTTTGATAATGTGGTCTTATTATCTATTAACTACATTTCAATCTCTTCAATATCCGAATGAGGCTGCTCTGGTCGGTGGGGAGGAGAATGAGGCAGATCCAGTCGATGGGGAGAAGAATTCTGCATCTATGGTGCTGGCAGCACTGGCCGCGGGTCTAGCCCGGCGTCGTAGGGGAAGGAGAAGGGAGAAGAGTGGTAGGGGCACAAAGAAGATGTAGGGagagaagatgaagatgaagatgaagatgaagatgaagatgaagatgaagatgaagatgtagAGAGATGTCGAGAGTGTAGAGATATAACATTTTGAGAACTAACATTAGAGTAGTATTATTTCCACTTTGGTTGTTTTTGAGTATTAGCTGCAAACGCAAATGAAGAGGATTCAAACAACTTTGGCTGCATTATCTTTCTTGTTTAATCAATCTAAGGGCTTATTACTAActgtattatattttttgtttaatctATTAGTTTAACATATTTTTGAATTATTACACGCTGATATTGCCAAAACTGAAGTGTTTATTTGGTGGACTCTAGTTAGCATGGTAATTTTTACTTACATTGCATAAAACCAAGTGTTAAAACTAATATTGCATGATTGTGTGATCTGTTTTGCATATGTGTATCTCACTTTTGCATTTTGCAAATTATAATCcattaataaaaattgtaattctctcttttttatctctcaaaatgaaaatttgataaagttgcacattaataaaatccatTTTATGACATAAAATGTGTGGAATTGATACACAGTTGGCAGGCGAACTACTTGTACACTACCACTGCCGCCACCGCTTTCATCCATCGCAATGGCTTCCCTCTCTTTCTCCTCCTCCGTCTCCTCCCCCACCCCCTTCCTCCGCCCCTCCGCATTCCTCCTTCGCCCCCGCTCCGCCCGCCTCCCCCTCGTCCAAGCCAAGATCCGCGAGATCTTCATGCCCGCCCTCAGCTCCACCATGACCGAGGGCAAAATCGTCAGTTGGGTCAAATCCGAGGGCGACGTCCTCTCCAAGGGCGAATCCGTCGTCGTCGTCGAATCCGACAAGGCCGACATGGACGTCGAGACCTTCTACGACGGAATTCTCGCCGCAATCGTGGTCAACGAGGGCGAGACGGCTCCCGTCGGCGCCGCGATTGGCCTTCTAGCCGAGACCGAGGCCGAAATCGCCGAAGCTAGGGCTAAAGCCGCCGCGCAGTCGCCCTCCGCGCCGCCGCCGGCGGTCGAGGAGCCGGCTCCTGTTGCTCCGAGAGCTGAAGCTCCAGCTCCAGCTCCGGTGGCCGCTGTGACGCCGGGGAAGCTGGTGGCGACGCCTTTCGCGAAGAAATTAGCGAAGCAGCATAAGGTGGATATCACTAAATTGGTGGGGACGGGGCCGTTCGGTAGAGTTACGCCGGAGGATGTGGAGAAAGCGGCTGGAATCGCGCCGGCGCCAAAGGCAAATGTGGTTGCAGCGGCGGCGCCTGTGGCTCCTGCAGCGGCATCTCCGCCTAAGGCTGCAGCGAGTTATCCTGAGATCCCAGGGGCGAAAATAGTGCCGTTTACGACAATGCAGGCGGCGGTATCGAGGAATATGATCGAGAGTCTCTCCGTGCCGACTTTTAGAGTTGGTTATCCCATTGCAACGGATGCGCTCGATGCTCTGTATAAGAAGGTACATTTGCTCAATTCAATCTCAAATTCCCTAATTCAATTGAATAAGTTAGGGTTTCCATAGTTGATTGATGATTCATAACTTTAGGAATGAAGGAATTTCATGTTTAATTATTATGCTGTGGTATGAGTTGATGAGTTTGTGATGTGATTTAATCCATTGATGCTCGTACACATTTGATTAAAAGGTTGCTGACTTGAATAGATTTGGTTTTCCATAGCTTATAGAAATTCAGAACTTTATGATTGAAGGATTTTCATGTCCAGTAATTATGGTGTGTGGTATGAATTTGGTAGATTAATAAGTAATGTGACTTATTAAATTGATAATAGGTGAAGGCAAAGGGTGTTACCATGACTGCCTTGTTAGCAAAAGCTGCAGCAATGGCACTGGTTCAACATCCGGTGGTGAATGCAACGTGTAAAGATGGGAAAAGCTTTACTTACAACAGCAGTGTAAATATCGCTGTGGCTGTGGCCATGGATGATGGGTTGATCACACCAGTGCTTCAAGATGCGGATAAGGTGCAGTGCATGAATTTGCTACTTGATTCTCTTGTTATTTGGCAACTGTTGTTGCAAGATCATAACTTGGTTGTGTGCTGTTGTTCTAGTTGGATTTATATCTATTGTCTAAGAAGTGGAAGGAGCTAGTTGAAAAGGCACGAGCGAAGCAACTTCAGCCCCAAGAATACAATTCAGGTAGTGTACACATAGAGTTGGATCTGTATTAATTTGGAGAACACATATGGCATTGAGACTGAATCACATTACCAATATGTAGGGACTTTCACATTATCTAATTTGGGCATGTTTGGAGTGGATAGATTTGATGCTATACTTCCTCCAGGACAGGTGATGGTCTAAATATAACATTATAGTATATTGTAAAGTAATGATTGTTTACCAAGTTATTTGTACAGGGAGCTATAATGGCTGTGGGGGCATCAAAGCCTACCGTTGTAGCTGACAAAGAAGGGTTCTTCACCATTAAAAACCAGATGCTGGTAACTTCACCAAACTTTGTCTAAAatctaaatttatattttttgagtTGGTTGTATAGTAGCACATGCACAATTTCATAGCAAACAGGGCCTTATTGTAGTTAGTGCTATTGTTTATGAGGAATTATTCAATTTCCTTGGCTTGCTAGCAATATATGATATCCAAAAACTTCCTTTTTAGGTGAATGTTACAGCTGACCACAGAATAATATATGGTGCTGACTTAGCTGCCTTCCTCCAAACATTCGCGAAAATCATCCTGAACCCCGAAAGCTTGACAATGTAGACGAAAGATGGCTGGTTAGAAGTCTTGCAGGGCATTACACTGAATAAAGTGAAGCCAACTGAAGAGTCTAGTGTTTGATT
This portion of the Salvia splendens isolate huo1 chromosome 10, SspV2, whole genome shotgun sequence genome encodes:
- the LOC121752515 gene encoding dihydrolipoyllysine-residue acetyltransferase component 4 of pyruvate dehydrogenase complex, chloroplastic-like; the encoded protein is MASLSFSSSVSSPTPFLRPSAFLLRPRSARLPLVQAKIREIFMPALSSTMTEGKIVSWVKSEGDVLSKGESVVVVESDKADMDVETFYDGILAAIVVNEGETAPVGAAIGLLAETEAEIAEARAKAAAQSPSAPPPAVEEPAPVAPRAEAPAPAPVAAVTPGKLVATPFAKKLAKQHKVDITKLVGTGPFGRVTPEDVEKAAGIAPAPKANVVAAAAPVAPAAASPPKAAASYPEIPGAKIVPFTTMQAAVSRNMIESLSVPTFRVGYPIATDALDALYKKVKAKGVTMTALLAKAAAMALVQHPVVNATCKDGKSFTYNSSVNIAVAVAMDDGLITPVLQDADKLDLYLLSKKWKELVEKARAKQLQPQEYNSGTFTLSNLGMFGVDRFDAILPPGQGAIMAVGASKPTVVADKEGFFTIKNQMLVNVTADHRIIYGADLAAFLQTFAKIILNPESLTM